A genomic segment from Desulfonatronum lacustre DSM 10312 encodes:
- a CDS encoding nitrate- and nitrite sensing domain-containing protein: MNRQSNGSDIMRNITIRHKLLILITLLTIVLVYFGTRELQTKTALNREVATLRVLIELQSLAGLVIHELQRERGMSSGYLGARGVLFTEQLALQHARTDRQRAQLAHWFMEVYPGAIPSEIDEHLEQIREKIIGLEDIRAKVLALETNVDTVVQYYSQLIEILIQASYSFNGFSSDARLALLGRAYSVFLSTKELAGLERALGSNALAEGRFLPGRKTHFTTLIEQQKYGFALFLSMVPEDARRLYLETEQSPAALAVDALRAQLLNPSVHGMGFSPLRWFDIITDKIDHLQRVELELSVKMDERVCKLQEETQAALKQLWTLLAAALFAYLLLTLTIFRSIVRPLSLLVDYARDISAGRLDRKLNLQGQDEIGQLGEAMQQLVADLQTNIQKAESRGQEAHRLSEARLEAARQLETALALAEDARDNLSAILASVNDGIVVTDRENRILLMNRAAEEVLGVEYEKVRNQPIHYAIQDGTLRDSFKNCLVKAQRLASYTFDFSCAQSEHSTCEQVFQARTSVNHDTQGNQTGIVTIIQDVTRERALDQIKNDFISTAAHELRTPLTSIQGFSEILLARKHLSEAERKEFLIYINDQAVLLGRLISDLMDISRIESGLSFSLNKKEQDLRQLLRQKLKAFRAGLSRHELSAAIPDEPCITSVDGDKFLQVLENILSNASKYSPDGGTIHVAMQCSETEVAITVTDQGLGMTPEQVSRIFEKFYRADTSDSGIPGTGLGMGIAKHIMDAHDGEIHIQSEIGQGTTVRLTLPRPKQRKKGS, from the coding sequence ATGAATCGACAAAGCAACGGCTCGGATATCATGCGCAATATTACCATTCGACACAAGCTGTTGATCCTGATCACCCTGCTGACCATTGTGCTGGTGTATTTCGGGACCAGGGAACTGCAAACAAAGACGGCCCTGAACCGGGAAGTGGCCACGTTGCGGGTCTTGATCGAGCTGCAATCCCTGGCCGGGCTGGTGATTCACGAGTTGCAGCGTGAGCGAGGCATGAGTTCCGGGTATTTGGGGGCCAGGGGAGTGCTGTTCACCGAGCAATTGGCGCTTCAACACGCAAGAACGGACAGACAGCGGGCCCAACTGGCTCACTGGTTCATGGAGGTCTATCCAGGAGCGATTCCGTCTGAAATTGACGAGCACCTGGAACAGATTCGAGAGAAGATCATTGGGTTGGAGGATATTCGAGCCAAAGTTTTGGCATTGGAAACGAATGTTGACACCGTTGTCCAGTACTACTCCCAGTTGATCGAGATCCTCATCCAGGCTTCCTATTCCTTCAACGGATTCAGTTCCGACGCCCGATTGGCCTTGCTGGGGCGAGCCTACTCGGTGTTTCTGAGCACCAAAGAGCTGGCCGGTCTGGAGCGGGCTTTGGGATCCAACGCCCTGGCCGAAGGGCGATTTCTTCCAGGCAGGAAGACGCATTTCACCACGTTGATCGAACAGCAGAAATACGGCTTTGCGCTTTTTCTGAGCATGGTTCCGGAGGACGCCCGCCGGCTGTACCTGGAAACGGAACAGTCTCCCGCCGCCCTGGCTGTAGACGCCCTGCGGGCGCAACTGCTCAACCCTTCGGTGCATGGCATGGGGTTTTCACCGCTGCGCTGGTTCGACATCATCACCGACAAAATTGACCACTTGCAACGGGTGGAACTGGAGCTGTCCGTCAAAATGGACGAACGGGTCTGCAAGCTCCAAGAAGAAACCCAGGCAGCGCTGAAACAGTTATGGACCCTGTTGGCCGCGGCTTTGTTCGCCTACCTGTTGCTGACCCTGACCATCTTCCGGAGCATAGTCCGTCCGCTCTCCCTCCTGGTCGACTATGCCCGTGATATTTCCGCCGGTCGACTGGATCGAAAGCTCAATCTCCAAGGCCAGGACGAGATCGGTCAATTGGGGGAGGCCATGCAGCAACTGGTCGCGGATCTGCAAACGAACATCCAGAAGGCTGAAAGCCGCGGGCAAGAGGCGCACAGGCTTTCCGAAGCCCGCCTGGAAGCCGCCCGGCAGCTTGAAACAGCCCTGGCCCTGGCCGAAGACGCACGGGACAACCTTTCGGCCATCCTCGCTTCGGTCAACGACGGCATCGTGGTCACGGACAGGGAAAACCGGATTCTGTTGATGAACAGGGCTGCGGAAGAGGTTCTGGGCGTCGAATACGAAAAAGTCAGGAATCAGCCCATCCATTACGCCATCCAGGACGGAACCCTGCGCGACAGCTTCAAGAACTGCCTGGTCAAGGCTCAAAGGCTGGCCTCCTATACGTTCGACTTTTCGTGCGCCCAATCTGAACACTCGACCTGCGAACAAGTTTTCCAGGCTCGGACCTCCGTAAACCACGACACCCAGGGCAATCAGACCGGAATCGTGACCATTATCCAGGACGTGACCAGAGAACGAGCCTTGGATCAGATAAAGAACGACTTCATCTCAACCGCGGCCCACGAGCTGCGGACCCCGCTGACCTCCATTCAAGGTTTTTCGGAAATTCTGCTTGCCCGCAAGCACTTGTCCGAGGCGGAGCGTAAGGAGTTTCTCATCTATATCAACGACCAGGCCGTATTACTGGGCCGATTGATCAGCGACCTGATGGACATTTCCCGCATCGAGTCCGGTCTGAGTTTTTCCCTGAACAAGAAGGAACAAGACCTTCGTCAGCTTTTGCGGCAAAAGCTGAAGGCATTTCGCGCCGGCCTGTCCAGACATGAACTTTCCGCCGCTATTCCGGATGAACCCTGCATCACGTCGGTGGATGGGGACAAATTTCTTCAAGTATTGGAAAATATTCTGAGCAATGCCTCAAAATACTCTCCGGATGGCGGAACCATCCACGTTGCCATGCAGTGCTCGGAAACCGAAGTGGCCATCACCGTCACGGACCAGGGTCTAGGCATGACTCCGGAACAAGTCTCCCGAATTTTCGAAAAATTCTATCGGGCCGACACTTCGGATTCCGGCATTCCCGGGACCGGCTTGGGCATGGGCATTGCCAAGCACATCATGGACGCCCATGACGGTGAAATCCATATCCAAAGCGAAATCGGACAGGGCACCACGGTGCGGCTGACTCTGCCCCGCCCGAAGCAGCGCAAGAAAGGCTCGTGA
- a CDS encoding ATP-binding protein yields MLQKSSDDREQLLRYAQDLAVIVRREKEKNAALLKIVGDLEEARQKLLLEIEQRTALQRELEQAKEAAEEASQFKTDFMNNMSHELRTPLNGIMGMCSLLEMTSLDAEQRDFLALLKKSARRQLRLVDALLNVDLLNSDALQLELEEFDLAQAVRTTLAPLRDIADSKGLNFKIDLDKALPKIVSQDRTYLMQAVFNLVDNAVKFTAQGEIRVAVEVESRSNGHCLIRFTVRDTGIGISEASVGKIFRSFVQAERSYTRSFEGAGLGLSIARKILEKMGSEIQVDSEPGRGSTFSFSLNVPLGKADRSDRPPCDAQLLPSLRILVVEDEAVNRFLASHFLTNKGHAVTQAINGREAVTFCQEQGFDLILMDISMPVMDGLQATQAIRESRDFMVRPDIPIIALTGHVLPGDRERFLASGMDGYLGKPIDVPLLFEEINAVMRKCFSMARA; encoded by the coding sequence ATGTTGCAAAAATCCTCCGACGACCGTGAGCAGCTCTTGCGATATGCCCAGGATCTGGCCGTAATCGTCAGACGGGAGAAGGAAAAGAACGCGGCGTTGCTGAAGATTGTTGGTGATCTGGAGGAAGCCAGGCAAAAACTGCTTCTGGAAATCGAACAGCGCACGGCCTTGCAGCGAGAGTTGGAGCAGGCCAAGGAGGCGGCAGAAGAGGCCAGTCAGTTCAAGACGGACTTTATGAACAACATGAGCCATGAGCTGCGCACACCTTTGAACGGGATCATGGGCATGTGCTCGCTTCTGGAAATGACCTCGTTGGACGCTGAACAGCGCGATTTTCTGGCCTTGCTGAAAAAGTCGGCCCGGCGACAGCTCCGGCTGGTGGACGCTCTGCTCAACGTCGATCTCCTTAACAGCGACGCCCTACAACTTGAGCTGGAAGAGTTCGACCTGGCCCAGGCCGTCAGGACGACGCTGGCTCCCTTGCGGGACATTGCCGATTCCAAGGGCTTGAACTTCAAAATAGACCTGGACAAGGCCCTTCCGAAAATCGTGAGTCAGGACAGGACCTATCTGATGCAGGCCGTGTTCAATCTGGTGGACAACGCGGTCAAGTTCACGGCCCAAGGCGAAATCCGCGTGGCTGTAGAGGTTGAAAGTCGTTCCAATGGCCACTGCTTGATACGGTTCACGGTGCGGGATACGGGGATCGGGATATCTGAAGCGTCCGTAGGTAAAATATTTCGAAGTTTCGTCCAAGCGGAGCGCTCCTATACGAGATCCTTTGAAGGGGCCGGACTGGGCCTGTCCATTGCTCGGAAAATTTTGGAGAAAATGGGCTCGGAAATCCAGGTCGATTCCGAGCCCGGACGGGGAAGCACCTTCTCTTTCTCCCTGAACGTTCCGCTTGGAAAGGCGGACCGAAGTGATCGCCCCCCATGTGACGCCCAACTCCTCCCGTCTCTGCGTATCCTCGTGGTTGAGGACGAAGCCGTGAACCGATTCCTGGCCTCCCACTTTTTGACCAATAAAGGACATGCGGTCACCCAGGCGATCAATGGCCGGGAAGCTGTAACCTTCTGCCAGGAGCAGGGCTTCGACCTGATCCTGATGGACATCTCCATGCCGGTCATGGACGGGCTGCAAGCCACCCAGGCCATCCGCGAATCCCGTGACTTCATGGTCCGTCCGGACATTCCGATCATCGCCCTGACCGGGCATGTCTTGCCCGGGGATCGCGAACGCTTCCTGGCCTCGGGCATGGACGGTTACCTGGGAAAGCCCATCGACGTGCCGCTCCTGTTTGAGGAAATCAATGCCGTGATGCGCAAATGCTTTTCCATGGCGCGAGCTTGA
- a CDS encoding HD-GYP domain-containing protein, translating to MRTFGVECADGQQGESVDCADPQLFRYAEDLAQMARVERFTTGELRLAMDQLATYAQELNVTVRELKDSKRELEESYLETMHMLATAAEFKDENTGNHILRIGRYSAFLADKYGLSDHDTHILLNAAPMHDVGKIGIPDQILNKPARLTAEEFAVITTHTRIGARILGGSKARILQEASTIALRHHENWDGSGYPDGLQGEAIPLSGRIVKLVDVFDALTTDRPYKNAYPVDAALEIIRKGTGTEFDPSLVELFLAHLPDILAIKTDMLRDETQTDRPYVPSQRDGG from the coding sequence ATGAGAACGTTCGGGGTTGAGTGCGCTGATGGGCAACAGGGAGAATCCGTTGACTGCGCTGACCCGCAACTTTTCCGCTACGCCGAAGACCTAGCCCAAATGGCCCGGGTCGAGCGCTTCACCACCGGTGAACTGCGGCTGGCCATGGACCAACTGGCCACCTACGCCCAGGAGCTGAACGTCACGGTGCGTGAACTGAAGGATTCCAAGCGCGAACTGGAGGAATCCTATCTGGAGACCATGCACATGCTGGCCACGGCCGCGGAGTTCAAGGACGAGAACACCGGGAACCACATTTTGCGAATCGGCCGATACAGCGCTTTTCTGGCCGATAAATACGGGCTGAGCGACCATGACACGCACATTCTGCTCAACGCCGCACCCATGCATGACGTGGGCAAAATCGGCATCCCGGACCAGATACTGAACAAACCGGCCCGACTGACCGCGGAAGAGTTCGCCGTGATCACGACCCATACCCGGATCGGGGCGCGCATCCTGGGCGGCTCCAAGGCCAGGATTCTTCAGGAAGCCTCGACCATCGCCCTGCGGCATCATGAAAATTGGGACGGCAGCGGATACCCCGACGGACTGCAAGGCGAGGCCATTCCCTTATCCGGGCGGATCGTCAAGCTGGTGGACGTGTTCGACGCCCTGACCACGGACCGTCCATATAAGAACGCCTATCCGGTGGACGCAGCCCTGGAGATCATCCGCAAGGGCACGGGCACGGAGTTCGACCCGTCCCTCGTGGAACTGTTCCTGGCCCATCTGCCGGACATCCTGGCCATCAAAACCGACATGCTCCGCGACGAGACGCAAACGGATCGGCCTTATGTACCGAGCCAGAGGGACGGAGGGTGA
- a CDS encoding PP2C family protein-serine/threonine phosphatase, which produces METSSTAHQQSMKYAEDISRLYHLERQRAEDLRLGALMQKRFLTPVEQVPGFFAPTAYEALVYNAAPMSVSGDFFCLKPMGGQLPEDEGPRTETEAATGLKSEADLGHNFRPAGFLLADSCGHGLSAALISMRISSLVQTCPAPLSAPEELIRSIDQDICGLMPPGRFVAASYAILHPDRCLLSNAGLPFPIHVQNDRVEEIAVSGPPMGMACGNVFRSVEREIRPGDLLVMFTDGLTEAGNGEDAPYGVDRLKICLAQHGRHPLHELMAAILTDLRAYIGNLPLDDDVTVALFRAKTD; this is translated from the coding sequence ATGGAGACATCATCCACCGCCCACCAGCAATCCATGAAATACGCCGAGGATATCTCCCGGCTCTATCACCTGGAACGCCAACGGGCCGAGGATCTGCGTCTGGGCGCACTGATGCAGAAACGTTTCCTGACTCCCGTGGAACAGGTTCCCGGTTTTTTTGCCCCTACGGCCTACGAGGCCCTGGTCTACAATGCCGCGCCCATGTCGGTTTCCGGGGATTTTTTCTGCCTCAAGCCCATGGGCGGGCAGTTGCCGGAAGATGAGGGGCCTCGGACAGAGACTGAAGCTGCCACAGGGCTGAAATCCGAAGCGGACTTGGGACATAACTTCCGGCCAGCGGGTTTTTTGCTGGCCGACAGTTGCGGACACGGTCTTTCCGCCGCGCTCATTTCCATGCGCATTTCCAGCCTGGTCCAAACCTGCCCCGCGCCCCTGTCCGCGCCGGAAGAACTGATCCGGAGCATCGACCAGGATATCTGCGGCCTGATGCCCCCGGGTCGCTTCGTGGCCGCCAGCTACGCCATCCTGCACCCGGATCGCTGCCTGCTTTCCAATGCCGGATTGCCGTTCCCCATCCATGTTCAAAACGATCGTGTCGAGGAAATCGCCGTGTCCGGGCCACCCATGGGCATGGCCTGCGGAAATGTGTTTCGATCCGTGGAGCGGGAAATCCGGCCCGGCGACCTGCTGGTGATGTTCACGGACGGCCTGACCGAAGCCGGCAACGGGGAGGATGCCCCCTACGGCGTTGACCGCCTGAAAATCTGCCTCGCCCAGCACGGACGACATCCCCTGCACGAACTCATGGCCGCCATCCTGACCGATCTGCGGGCCTATATCGGCAATCTGCCCCTGGACGACGACGTGACCGTGGCCCTCTTCCGGGCAAAAACAGATTAG
- a CDS encoding ATP-binding protein: MTIIFRDKRITGGDAERDVLFEDFARDMETGQYRNEFQDLLLLALVEAVNNAVEHGNGNDPRKQVHIRYLVRPELVLASVGDQGAGFEPRFPDLRRVTGARGRGLGLIRANVDHVFFNLSGNHIFFCKGDQSMTEHLVQEQWRISTYPNGVVLVTDLDFGPAKLSIVKGIAEILDKVGAVPDRTVFLDLKGVRILSSLTWGSIFAEVQKDAVRQVILFNAGEAILQTANQMGLTTREEETYKKIVLLPDASQAMHLLAEKLTE; encoded by the coding sequence ATGACGATCATCTTTCGAGACAAACGGATAACCGGGGGCGATGCGGAACGCGACGTGCTGTTTGAGGACTTTGCCCGGGACATGGAAACCGGCCAATACCGAAATGAATTCCAGGACCTGTTGCTTCTGGCGCTGGTGGAGGCCGTGAACAATGCCGTGGAGCACGGCAACGGCAATGACCCGCGCAAACAGGTCCATATCCGGTATCTGGTGCGACCGGAGTTGGTTTTGGCCTCGGTCGGGGACCAGGGGGCCGGCTTTGAGCCGCGTTTTCCTGATTTACGGCGTGTGACTGGAGCACGCGGCAGGGGACTGGGCCTGATCAGGGCCAACGTTGATCACGTTTTTTTCAATCTTTCAGGAAATCACATCTTTTTTTGCAAGGGAGATCAATCAATGACCGAACACCTCGTTCAAGAGCAATGGCGAATCAGCACCTACCCCAACGGAGTCGTCCTGGTCACGGACCTGGACTTCGGCCCGGCCAAACTCTCCATCGTCAAAGGCATCGCCGAAATCCTGGACAAGGTCGGAGCTGTTCCGGACCGAACCGTCTTTCTGGATCTGAAAGGAGTCCGCATCCTGAGCAGCCTGACCTGGGGCAGCATCTTTGCCGAGGTCCAGAAGGACGCCGTTCGCCAAGTAATTCTGTTCAACGCCGGCGAGGCCATCCTCCAGACCGCGAACCAGATGGGGCTGACCACGCGCGAAGAAGAAACCTATAAAAAGATCGTCCTGCTGCCGGATGCTTCCCAGGCCATGCACCTTTTGGCGGAAAAACTGACGGAATAG
- a CDS encoding PAS domain-containing sensor histidine kinase — MEPEQTIESLRAELEAARARIVELEEKIGGCATGGKCRALLLESPALAYQSLDEDGRVVDVNAAWLNLLGHERRDVLGRLFSDFLAEEHRAVFQENFVRLKASGATRNIEYDLVHKDGSLRHVFLDGCISSDERQRFQCTHCLLRDITGQKRIESELLSVDQQRRIILDSVPALIWAKDMKGRILMANKALLAAIGLEEDEVVGRTTHDIFPREIADAHVLVDRRILASGKPDLGVEEPFVTSTGEMGWCISDKMPLRDLQGKIVGTLGFSRDITNLKISQQAHIKSETIRSGLFENMSSGAVIYSVWGDGTRAADYVIIDYNAAGLRMENKPKEKVIGKSLEELYPGIDASPLVGRLHHVWSTGETAFVPAFLYRREQEPSGFWYEIRIFRLPSGEIVAIYDNVTARVEAEQALREREKLLRMVVENVRDGINVLDLKTRRYILMSPSQIALTGYTSEEFLNISANEGYARVHPEDRYIAINLHRLIAAGENDLGLVEYRWKVKSGEYRWFNDSRRLIRDEHGRPVALVGVSRDITDRKQMELELERTRQELRKLSEQLILAQEEERKRISQELHDGVLTDILALKVNLETARIALKRRGDVPDVPGLNAAVHSLAAIAEEVRRIVQGMRPMALDELGLKDALEGLTSFFQKRLPDVGVEFRFEKWATLTVPEAQSVVAFRLIQQALDNIASHAQGARRVGVIVLADADGLRVEVSDDGCGFDVGRLRFSPDHDGGLGLRGMRKRVEMVGGKLGIESAAGQGTTIRAWLPLSD, encoded by the coding sequence ATGGAACCGGAACAGACCATCGAATCCTTGCGCGCGGAGTTGGAGGCGGCGCGGGCGCGGATCGTGGAGTTGGAGGAGAAAATTGGAGGGTGCGCGACCGGTGGGAAATGCCGAGCGTTGCTCCTTGAGAGTCCCGCGCTGGCCTACCAATCCCTGGACGAGGACGGCAGGGTTGTGGATGTGAATGCGGCTTGGCTCAATTTGTTGGGGCATGAGCGCCGGGATGTCCTCGGGCGGTTGTTCAGCGATTTTCTGGCCGAGGAACACCGAGCCGTGTTTCAGGAGAATTTTGTCCGGCTCAAGGCTTCCGGCGCAACGCGCAACATCGAATACGACCTGGTCCACAAGGACGGATCGTTGCGGCACGTTTTTCTGGACGGCTGCATTTCCAGCGATGAACGGCAGCGATTCCAATGCACGCACTGCCTCCTGCGGGACATCACCGGCCAGAAAAGGATCGAAAGCGAATTGCTGTCCGTGGATCAGCAGCGTCGGATTATTCTGGACTCGGTTCCGGCTCTCATCTGGGCCAAAGATATGAAGGGGCGCATTCTGATGGCCAACAAGGCCCTCCTGGCGGCCATCGGGCTGGAGGAAGACGAGGTTGTCGGCAGGACAACCCACGACATATTCCCCCGTGAAATCGCGGATGCGCATGTCCTTGTGGACCGGCGGATCCTGGCCAGCGGAAAGCCTGATCTGGGTGTGGAGGAGCCATTCGTCACCAGTACCGGTGAAATGGGCTGGTGCATTTCAGACAAAATGCCTCTGCGCGACCTTCAGGGAAAAATCGTTGGAACTCTGGGCTTTTCCAGGGATATTACGAATCTGAAAATCTCTCAGCAAGCGCACATCAAAAGCGAGACGATCCGCAGCGGCCTGTTCGAGAACATGTCCAGCGGCGCGGTTATCTATTCTGTGTGGGGCGACGGGACCAGGGCCGCGGACTACGTCATCATCGACTACAATGCCGCCGGGCTGCGAATGGAGAACAAACCCAAGGAAAAGGTGATCGGTAAATCCCTCGAAGAGCTGTATCCGGGCATAGACGCCTCCCCCCTGGTGGGTAGGTTGCACCATGTCTGGAGCACGGGGGAGACCGCTTTTGTCCCCGCCTTCCTGTACCGGCGTGAACAGGAACCCAGCGGCTTCTGGTACGAAATCCGGATTTTCAGGCTGCCTTCCGGTGAAATCGTGGCCATCTACGACAACGTGACCGCCAGGGTCGAGGCGGAGCAGGCCTTACGGGAACGGGAAAAGCTGCTGCGCATGGTCGTGGAGAATGTCCGGGACGGCATCAACGTGTTGGACCTGAAAACCCGACGGTATATCCTGATGAGTCCCTCCCAGATAGCGCTAACCGGATACACCAGCGAGGAATTCCTAAATATTTCCGCTAATGAAGGCTATGCGAGGGTGCACCCCGAGGACCGGTATATTGCGATCAACCTGCATCGGCTGATTGCCGCCGGCGAGAACGACCTTGGCCTTGTGGAGTACCGCTGGAAGGTCAAGAGCGGGGAATACCGGTGGTTCAACGACAGCCGCAGGCTGATTCGGGACGAGCACGGCCGCCCCGTGGCCCTGGTCGGAGTCAGCCGGGACATTACCGATCGCAAGCAGATGGAGCTGGAACTGGAACGGACACGGCAGGAGTTGCGGAAGCTCTCCGAGCAGTTGATCCTGGCCCAGGAGGAGGAACGCAAACGGATCAGCCAGGAACTGCACGACGGCGTCCTGACCGACATCCTGGCCTTGAAGGTAAACCTGGAGACTGCCCGGATCGCCCTGAAGCGCCGGGGCGACGTCCCTGACGTGCCCGGGCTCAATGCCGCGGTACATTCCCTAGCCGCAATCGCGGAGGAGGTCCGACGGATCGTGCAGGGCATGCGGCCCATGGCCCTGGATGAACTGGGGCTGAAGGATGCCCTGGAGGGACTGACCAGCTTTTTTCAGAAGCGTCTGCCTGATGTGGGTGTGGAGTTCCGGTTTGAAAAATGGGCAACTCTGACTGTGCCTGAGGCCCAGTCCGTGGTCGCCTTTCGATTGATCCAGCAAGCCCTGGACAATATCGCTTCCCATGCCCAGGGGGCGCGGAGGGTCGGCGTTATAGTCCTGGCTGACGCCGATGGACTGAGGGTTGAGGTGTCCGATGACGGGTGTGGGTTTGACGTGGGCCGACTCCGGTTCTCGCCGGACCATGACGGGGGGCTCGGACTGCGGGGAATGCGCAAGCGGGTGGAAATGGTCGGCGGGAAACTGGGCATCGAGTCCGCGGCCGGGCAGGGCACGACAATCAGGGCATGGCTGCCGCTGTCGGATTAA
- a CDS encoding response regulator transcription factor, with product MKKILIVDDQPEVRRLVDVTLRFDEYQILQAANGEAGVAMAQEHKPNLIIMDVMMPGEIDGLEATRRIKTNPKTSGCTVIMLTAKGQQADQDAGRKAGADDYFIKPFSPLDLIRKVEDALS from the coding sequence ATGAAAAAAATCCTCATCGTGGACGACCAGCCCGAGGTCCGTCGACTCGTGGACGTCACCTTGCGGTTTGACGAATACCAGATTTTGCAAGCCGCAAATGGCGAAGCGGGCGTGGCCATGGCCCAGGAACACAAGCCGAATTTGATCATCATGGACGTGATGATGCCCGGCGAAATCGATGGACTGGAAGCTACCCGCCGGATCAAGACCAATCCGAAAACAAGTGGGTGCACCGTGATAATGCTCACGGCCAAGGGACAACAGGCGGACCAAGATGCCGGACGTAAGGCCGGGGCGGACGACTACTTCATCAAGCCATTCAGTCCGTTGGACTTGATCCGCAAGGTGGAGGACGCCTTGTCATGA
- a CDS encoding Hpt domain-containing protein has translation MHNNFDDDEELFQGFFLDVEESFSPQVAEALSLVRSGQVEAGIDMMFRPLHTIKGTSTFINLSDISTYTHKVEDYMKAIQSGRIPRTDQAVDLLIQAVDMVFSLLDKAKVRASLDQDEIRRMEARLAGNASSPVESSGPVGSEHLMVEHGEDNVLIRLLLPRIHLPGHSEPLLAALRQLPKGQRVVLDLSKVRTMNSTTWGAIFAASQILDISVTGLTGACRTTFYAWGFEQRIREIPPSPPTTG, from the coding sequence ATGCACAACAATTTCGATGACGACGAGGAACTGTTTCAGGGGTTTTTCCTGGATGTGGAGGAGAGCTTTTCGCCCCAGGTGGCCGAGGCCTTGAGTCTGGTGCGCTCCGGTCAGGTTGAGGCGGGCATCGATATGATGTTCCGGCCGCTGCACACCATCAAAGGCACCTCGACCTTCATCAATTTGAGCGACATCTCCACCTACACCCACAAGGTGGAAGACTACATGAAAGCCATCCAGTCCGGGCGTATCCCGCGTACAGACCAGGCGGTTGACTTGCTGATCCAGGCAGTGGACATGGTCTTTTCACTGTTGGACAAGGCCAAAGTCCGGGCGTCGTTGGACCAGGACGAAATCCGCCGCATGGAGGCCAGGCTGGCCGGAAACGCCTCATCTCCCGTAGAGTCAAGCGGGCCCGTCGGCTCCGAACACCTGATGGTCGAGCATGGGGAAGACAACGTTCTGATCCGGCTGCTTCTACCCCGCATCCATCTTCCCGGACATTCCGAACCGCTTTTGGCCGCTCTTCGCCAGTTGCCCAAGGGCCAGCGGGTAGTCCTGGACCTGTCAAAGGTGCGCACCATGAACTCCACCACCTGGGGCGCGATTTTCGCGGCCTCCCAGATCCTGGACATTTCGGTCACGGGCTTGACCGGGGCCTGCCGGACCACGTTCTACGCCTGGGGCTTTGAACAGCGAATCAGAGAAATTCCGCCATCCCCCCCAACCACCGGGTAA
- a CDS encoding response regulator: MEPLFSDGQFQSVNTPTKPILIVDDHDVFRIGMTGLLEQDGFSVVQTRGVQDALDVYQRRKFGAVIVDLSLQEVNGFVLIQKLLRKDEQARIMVLTVHRVEEYVLKAIRFGANGYVVKADPAEEMLFALRNVLDGKFYLSTSMLHVLVKRMILSNSSVRSVPSWRDALSDREQEVLGFAVNGLKNSEIAKKMDLHIKTVEKHRHNAMRKLGADDRAKMRAMLQVIKAEMASELVL, from the coding sequence ATGGAACCTCTCTTTTCGGACGGACAATTCCAGTCAGTGAACACGCCCACCAAGCCCATCCTCATTGTCGACGACCACGACGTTTTTCGGATAGGAATGACGGGGCTTTTGGAGCAGGACGGCTTTTCCGTGGTCCAGACCCGCGGGGTCCAGGATGCCCTGGACGTCTATCAGCGCCGGAAGTTCGGTGCGGTGATTGTGGACCTGTCCTTGCAGGAAGTGAATGGCTTTGTTTTGATCCAGAAACTTCTGAGGAAGGACGAGCAGGCCAGGATCATGGTCCTGACCGTGCATCGCGTGGAGGAATACGTGCTCAAGGCTATTCGTTTCGGGGCCAATGGCTATGTGGTCAAGGCGGACCCGGCCGAGGAAATGCTTTTTGCCTTGCGCAACGTGCTGGACGGCAAGTTTTACCTCAGCACGTCCATGCTCCACGTGCTGGTCAAACGCATGATTCTGAGCAACTCGTCGGTGCGGAGCGTCCCTTCATGGCGAGATGCACTGTCGGATCGGGAGCAGGAGGTGCTTGGGTTTGCCGTCAATGGGTTGAAGAATTCGGAAATCGCCAAAAAAATGGACCTACACATCAAAACCGTGGAAAAGCATCGCCACAACGCCATGAGAAAGCTCGGCGCGGATGATCGGGCCAAAATGCGGGCCATGTTGCAGGTGATCAAGGCGGAGATGGCTTCGGAGTTGGTGCTTTAG